In the genome of Sphingopyxis sp. YF1, the window CGGCCTCGAATATATGCACATCGCCGATGTCGAGGAACGCCAGTTCCTCCAGGAGCGGATGGAAGGCGCCGACAAGCACATCGAATTTTCGGTCGAGGGCAAGCGCGCGATCCTGAACAAGGTGATCCAGGCCGAGGAATGGGAAAAATTCCTCGCGCGCAAATATGTCGGGACCAAGCGTTTCGGTCTCGACGGCGGCGAATCGATGATCCCCGCGATGGAAGCCATCATCAAATATGGCGGCCAGTACGGCGTGAAGGAGATCGTCTACGGCATGGCGCACCGCGGGCGTCTCAACATGCTCGCGAACGTCATGGCCAAGCCGTACAAGGTGATCTTCCACGAATTCGCCGGCGGTTCGGCCAACCCCGACGACATCGGCGGGTCGGGCGATGTCAAATATCACCTCGGCACCTCGACCGACCGCGAGTTCGACGGCATTTCGGTGCACATGTCGCTCGTCCCCAACCCCTCGCACCTCGAGGCGGTCGACCCCGTCGTGCTCGGCAAGGTCCGCGCGCAGCAGGTCGCGCGCAGCGATCTCGCCGAACATTCGCAGGTGCTGCCCGTGCTCATCCACGGCGACGCAGCGTTCGCGGGGCAGGGGATCGTCTGGGAATGCCTCGGCTTCTCGGGCATCCGCGGCTACAACACCGGCGGCTGCATCCACTTCATCGTCAACAACCAGATCGGCTTCACGACCAGCCCGCAATTCGCGCGCTCGTCGCCCTATCCCTCGGACGTCGCCAAGGGCGTCCAGGCGCCGATCCTGCACGTCAACGGCGACGATCCCGAAGCCGTGACCTTTGCGTGCAAGCTCGCGATCGACTTCCGCCAGCGCTTCAAGCGCGACGTCGTGATCGACATGTGGTGCTATCGCCGCTTCGGCCACAACGAGGGTGACGAACCCTCGTTCACCCAGCCGCTGATGTACGCGCGCATCCGCCAGCATCCGCCGGTGTCGCAGCTCTGCGCCGCGAAGCTCGAGGGCGAGGGCGTGATCGACGCCGGCTGGGCCGACGCCCGCCGCGCCGAATTCACGACGCATCTCGAGGAACAGTTCGACAGCGCCAAGAGCTACAAGCCGAACAAGGCCGACTGGTTCGCCGGGCGCTGGTCGGGACTCTATGCGCCGACCGACCCCGAAAGCGCGCGCCGCAACATAGCGACCGGGGTGAGCGACAAATTGTTCGACTCGATCGGCCGCACGCTGACGACGATCCCCGCCGAGATCGAGGTGCACAAGACGCTGCGCCGCGTGATCGACGGTCGCGCCGCGATGTTCGCCGACAAGGGCGACGGCGAGGTGTTCGACTGGGCGACCGCCGAGAGTCTCGCCTTCGGCACGCTGCTCAGCGAAGGCTATCAGGTCCGCCTGTCGGGCCAGGATTCGGGCCGCGGCACCTTCAGCCAGCGCCACGCGGTGTGGGTCGACCAGAAGAGCGAGGAGAAATATGTCCCGCTGACCACCGTGCCGCACGGTCGCTTCGAGGTGCTCGACAGCCCGCTCTCCGAATATGGCGTGCTCGGTTTCGAATATGGCTATGCGATGGCCGATCCGAAGAGCCTCGTGCTCTGGGAAGCGCAGTTCGGCGACTTCGCCAACGGCGCGCAGATCATGATCGACCAGTTCATCGCGTCGGGCGAGGCCAAGTGGCTGCGCGCCAACGGGCTCGTGCTGCTGCTGCCGCACGGCTACGAAGGGCAGGGCCCCGAACATAGCTCGGCGCGCCTCGAACGCTTCCTGCAGCTTTGCGCGGGCGACAATATCCAAGTGTGCAATATCTCGACCCCGTCGAACTATTTCCACGTCCTGCGCCGCCAGATGCTGCGCTCGTTCCGCAAGCCGCTGATCATCATGACGCCCAAGTCGCTGCTCCGCCACAAGCTGGCGGTGTCGCAGCGCTCGGACTTCATCGGCGACGCGCATTTCCGCCGCATCATGTCCGACCGCACCCCGCCCGCCGACGGCGACGTCAGGCGCGTCGTGCTCTGTTCGGGCAAGGTCGGCTACGACCTGATGGAGGCGCGCGACGCCGCCGACCTCAAGGACACGACGGTGATCCGCCTCGAACAGCTCTACCCCTTCCCGGGTGAGCCGCTCGCCGTGCGCCTGAAGCGCATGCCGAAGCTCGAGGAAGTGGTCTGG includes:
- a CDS encoding 2-oxoglutarate dehydrogenase E1 component → MNLERQSFDIDEPQAGPSWAPKNWPLIDSDDLTAGLDPQQMQVVVKAAAARAGAPLSNAEVERAANDSIRAMMLIRTYRVRGHLAAQLDPLGLSQRELPADLTPEYHGFVGADQDRPVWLGGTLGLEKATIREVVAILRANYCGNVGLEYMHIADVEERQFLQERMEGADKHIEFSVEGKRAILNKVIQAEEWEKFLARKYVGTKRFGLDGGESMIPAMEAIIKYGGQYGVKEIVYGMAHRGRLNMLANVMAKPYKVIFHEFAGGSANPDDIGGSGDVKYHLGTSTDREFDGISVHMSLVPNPSHLEAVDPVVLGKVRAQQVARSDLAEHSQVLPVLIHGDAAFAGQGIVWECLGFSGIRGYNTGGCIHFIVNNQIGFTTSPQFARSSPYPSDVAKGVQAPILHVNGDDPEAVTFACKLAIDFRQRFKRDVVIDMWCYRRFGHNEGDEPSFTQPLMYARIRQHPPVSQLCAAKLEGEGVIDAGWADARRAEFTTHLEEQFDSAKSYKPNKADWFAGRWSGLYAPTDPESARRNIATGVSDKLFDSIGRTLTTIPAEIEVHKTLRRVIDGRAAMFADKGDGEVFDWATAESLAFGTLLSEGYQVRLSGQDSGRGTFSQRHAVWVDQKSEEKYVPLTTVPHGRFEVLDSPLSEYGVLGFEYGYAMADPKSLVLWEAQFGDFANGAQIMIDQFIASGEAKWLRANGLVLLLPHGYEGQGPEHSSARLERFLQLCAGDNIQVCNISTPSNYFHVLRRQMLRSFRKPLIIMTPKSLLRHKLAVSQRSDFIGDAHFRRIMSDRTPPADGDVRRVVLCSGKVGYDLMEARDAADLKDTTVIRLEQLYPFPGEPLAVRLKRMPKLEEVVWAQEEPRNNGSWFFVEPFIEEALTSAGHKGMRPRYAGRAAAASPATGLMSRHQTEQSALVADALGLSVRAEIRRTKNK